In a single window of the Methanolobus psychrophilus R15 genome:
- a CDS encoding cytochrome c biogenesis protein transmembrane region, whose translation MKKRPVLQQPVIKFLSILALCALFIVPVPAAAAISNEVQVEYFSDPACIKCTRAAPVVEDVAGRYENVNFTRYDIRSSFTYAQQYGVTLVPAVVINKSLLITYEDYNGDIVLLENLLVEGIENPPAAEGPEVSWKSDAFPNEGLSLGKSHLLVFIAGLLAGFNPCLLAVMAFLSSAIISSNGTRRDMLTLVCGFCAGIFVTYMVVGIGILNTVNSFPDVQETITMVMVALIFVLGIWHLYDAFYMKIHHKGTFRTPQFFIRFMGEIKGRNILLLSFLAGGLFSLIKAPCVGAVYLAILDMLISGNNLLGGAVYLGIYNFGVVLPILILGGMLAFGLDPEKVSDFKERRRVEIRLVTGMTLILLAVLLQLKVI comes from the coding sequence GGTTCCGGCAGCTGCAGCCATTTCAAATGAAGTGCAGGTAGAATACTTCTCTGACCCTGCATGCATCAAGTGCACAAGGGCAGCCCCAGTGGTCGAAGATGTCGCAGGCCGGTATGAGAACGTCAATTTCACCCGTTATGATATACGTTCCTCTTTCACATATGCACAGCAATATGGGGTAACCCTTGTACCGGCTGTTGTCATAAATAAAAGCCTGCTAATAACTTACGAAGACTACAACGGTGACATCGTATTACTTGAGAACCTGCTGGTTGAGGGCATAGAGAATCCTCCTGCAGCTGAGGGTCCGGAAGTGTCCTGGAAAAGTGATGCATTTCCAAATGAAGGCCTGAGTCTGGGGAAGTCTCATCTGCTTGTTTTCATCGCAGGTCTGCTTGCGGGCTTTAACCCCTGCCTTCTGGCAGTCATGGCCTTCCTGTCATCAGCGATCATATCCTCCAACGGGACCCGCAGGGACATGCTTACTTTGGTTTGCGGTTTTTGCGCAGGTATTTTTGTGACATATATGGTAGTGGGGATAGGGATACTCAATACCGTCAACTCCTTCCCGGATGTACAGGAAACCATTACAATGGTGATGGTCGCGCTCATTTTTGTTCTGGGGATATGGCACCTTTATGATGCTTTTTACATGAAGATCCATCATAAAGGCACATTCAGGACGCCTCAATTTTTTATCAGGTTCATGGGGGAGATCAAAGGCCGGAACATCCTTTTACTTTCTTTCCTCGCAGGAGGCTTATTCTCACTTATAAAAGCTCCTTGTGTAGGGGCTGTGTACCTTGCAATCCTGGATATGCTTATTTCCGGGAATAATCTTTTAGGAGGTGCTGTGTATCTGGGCATCTACAACTTTGGCGTAGTCCTGCCTATCCTTATACTAGGGGGCATGCTTGCTTTCGGGCTGGATCCTGAAAAGGTCTCGGACTTCAAGGAGAGAAGGCGTGTTGAGATACGGCTGGTAACCGGAATGACACTTATCCTGCTGGCCGTATTGCTGCAGTTGAAAGTGATCTGA
- a CDS encoding Protein CrcB-like protein — MSKEATFQEKCQPLLIIGTGGVLGATSRFALSGYFSPATGTLVVNVLGSILLGFLLYNSEYLGYATPRARMFFGIGFLGSFTTFSAFALQTFQMPPLTASLNILENIVLAVAGVFAGRGIVIYITDLKERRLFSPLPGTMATLLKGRHAGHMAYGIAGLSILILFPAIEGGHTMCTELLLVGTGGFAGATLRFLVAGAIPRVGEIPTGTLTVNVIGSFVLAALTFSSVSGSMTYLVSIGVLGSFTTFSTFAYESFRLLEEGERNYSLLNIILNLGMCMVGVMAAYLIFG; from the coding sequence TTGAGTAAAGAAGCCACGTTTCAGGAGAAGTGCCAGCCCCTGCTTATAATTGGAACAGGGGGCGTGCTGGGCGCAACATCCAGGTTTGCGCTTTCAGGTTATTTCAGCCCGGCCACGGGCACACTTGTGGTCAATGTGCTCGGCAGCATCCTGCTGGGCTTTTTGCTATACAACTCCGAGTATCTCGGCTATGCCACTCCAAGGGCAAGAATGTTCTTCGGGATAGGTTTCCTGGGCTCTTTTACAACATTCTCTGCATTTGCATTACAAACATTCCAAATGCCACCTCTGACTGCATCCCTGAACATCCTTGAGAACATAGTCCTCGCGGTTGCAGGAGTTTTCGCGGGTAGAGGGATCGTAATATACATTACCGACCTGAAGGAAAGGAGACTATTTTCCCCCTTGCCAGGCACGATGGCGACTCTTCTTAAAGGCAGGCATGCGGGCCACATGGCATATGGCATAGCAGGATTATCAATCCTGATACTTTTCCCGGCCATTGAAGGAGGACATACAATGTGCACAGAGTTGTTGCTTGTGGGGACAGGAGGATTTGCAGGTGCAACTCTCAGGTTCCTTGTAGCCGGCGCCATTCCGAGGGTCGGAGAGATCCCCACCGGCACCCTTACAGTAAATGTCATAGGCAGCTTCGTACTTGCCGCACTGACATTCTCATCAGTATCCGGTTCAATGACATATCTTGTGAGCATTGGAGTGCTCGGCTCTTTCACAACCTTTTCTACGTTTGCCTACGAGTCCTTCAGACTCCTCGAGGAAGGAGAGAGGAACTATTCATTGCTGAATATCATATTGAACCTGGGTATGTGCATGGTAGGCGTTATGGCCGCATACCTGATATTCGGGTAA
- a CDS encoding molybdenum cofactor biosynthesis protein MoeA2: protein MDSRIFKERSSVNEAREEFLGAISPLERTDIVAINEGVGRVLATGILAPRNVPHYRRSAMDGYAVRSADILGASPTNPVMLLIQDEVNEGVGCRMNTGAYVPDAADAVLMEEDTICIGDMIEVRAQVHPGKNIGDIGEDVRQNEIIFYKGHLLRPCDIAVLASLGIREIKVYSRPLVAIIPTGNDLIPLESSSEVPPPGKTLDINSLMIGLYASQWGALPQYCAIVPEDRELIRKAISENMDADFIVISGGTSVGEKDYVPDVVASMGRKLVHGVGLSPGKPTALGIIGDVPVLCMPGYPAAGLVALFAFGKPAIRKKGNIPQIPDITVKARLTGKINSREGYVSYARVILEGNTARPLMTAGAGILSSIAKSNGFVIIPENVEGYEEGNEVDVVLIE, encoded by the coding sequence ATGGACAGCAGGATATTTAAAGAGCGCAGCAGTGTGAATGAAGCAAGAGAGGAGTTCCTTGGAGCGATAAGCCCCCTGGAACGCACTGACATAGTAGCGATCAATGAAGGTGTGGGAAGGGTGCTTGCAACCGGCATACTTGCACCGAGAAATGTGCCTCACTACCGTCGCTCTGCCATGGATGGCTATGCCGTCCGCTCAGCTGACATCCTCGGAGCCTCGCCCACCAACCCTGTAATGCTGCTGATCCAGGACGAAGTGAATGAAGGCGTTGGCTGCCGAATGAATACGGGAGCCTATGTACCTGATGCTGCCGATGCCGTGCTCATGGAAGAGGACACAATATGTATCGGAGATATGATAGAGGTGCGCGCACAGGTCCATCCGGGAAAGAACATAGGCGACATAGGCGAGGATGTGAGGCAGAACGAGATCATATTCTACAAAGGTCATCTGCTGCGACCCTGCGACATAGCAGTGCTCGCTTCACTTGGAATAAGGGAAATAAAGGTTTACTCCAGGCCGCTGGTTGCCATCATTCCCACAGGTAACGACCTTATCCCGCTTGAGAGCAGCAGCGAAGTGCCACCTCCGGGGAAGACACTGGATATCAACAGCCTCATGATAGGCCTGTATGCCAGTCAGTGGGGTGCACTGCCGCAATACTGCGCAATCGTTCCCGAGGACAGGGAACTTATAAGGAAAGCTATCTCAGAGAATATGGATGCTGACTTCATAGTAATCTCCGGCGGGACATCTGTTGGTGAGAAAGACTATGTGCCCGATGTGGTGGCTTCTATGGGCAGGAAGCTTGTGCACGGCGTGGGCTTAAGCCCCGGGAAACCGACAGCACTTGGGATCATCGGTGATGTACCTGTACTGTGCATGCCCGGATACCCTGCCGCAGGACTGGTGGCGCTATTTGCTTTCGGTAAGCCGGCAATACGCAAAAAAGGAAACATCCCGCAGATACCTGACATCACCGTAAAGGCAAGACTTACAGGCAAGATAAATTCCAGGGAAGGCTACGTGAGCTACGCAAGGGTGATACTTGAAGGTAATACAGCCCGGCCTCTGATGACCGCAGGAGCAGGGATCCTGAGTTCCATCGCCAAATCCAACGGTTTTGTGATCATACCTGAGAATGTGGAAGGGTACGAAGAAGGAAATGAAGTGGATGTTGTATTGATTGAGTAA
- a CDS encoding molybdopterin converting factor small subunit produces the protein MAMVKVKLFANLREIAGESVIMLSGDTVQEVLFSLTDRYPALKEMVFERTGDEPKLRGYINVFLNGNNVKHMESLATEVKDRDEIGVFPPVSGG, from the coding sequence ATGGCAATGGTCAAGGTCAAACTATTCGCAAACCTGAGAGAGATCGCAGGCGAATCTGTGATTATGCTCAGCGGAGATACCGTGCAGGAAGTTTTGTTCTCTCTTACAGACCGGTACCCCGCCTTAAAGGAAATGGTTTTTGAAAGAACAGGCGATGAGCCTAAGCTTCGCGGGTACATCAATGTGTTCCTCAACGGGAACAATGTAAAACATATGGAGAGCCTCGCAACGGAAGTCAAGGACAGGGATGAGATAGGTGTCTTCCCGCCCGTATCCGGCGGATAA
- a CDS encoding daunorubicin resistance ABC transporter inner membrane subunit B: MGLTGMKHSMNTVFTLWLREMLRYRRSRSRIIGSLATPLFFLVIMGSALGSTMTMRNGSYIDYMAPGIIGMSVLFASLMGGVSIIWDREFGFLKEILVAPVSRFYTALGKAAGGVTAAMVQGTLLMIISGLFIVEYTSVIGQILSILIMFITGMGFIGLGITLASRIESHEGFQMMMTFITFPTLMASTAFYPMANLPSWLSIPVQLNPLTYGVEALRWALLDVSEIPIMRSMTVIIVFALTMILLGSWSFDKAGDR; this comes from the coding sequence ATGGGCCTCACCGGAATGAAGCATAGTATGAACACTGTCTTCACTCTCTGGCTTCGGGAGATGCTTCGATACCGCCGCTCACGCTCAAGGATAATCGGGTCACTTGCAACACCATTGTTTTTTCTTGTCATAATGGGATCTGCCCTGGGAAGCACAATGACCATGCGCAATGGCAGTTACATTGACTACATGGCCCCGGGCATCATCGGCATGTCTGTGCTGTTCGCCTCGCTCATGGGTGGTGTTTCCATCATATGGGACCGTGAGTTCGGTTTTCTCAAAGAGATACTTGTGGCACCTGTAAGCCGCTTCTACACAGCTCTGGGGAAAGCTGCAGGCGGCGTGACAGCTGCTATGGTGCAGGGAACACTGCTTATGATCATCAGCGGACTGTTCATTGTGGAATACACATCCGTCATCGGGCAGATATTAAGCATCCTGATAATGTTCATTACAGGCATGGGCTTCATCGGACTTGGGATCACCCTTGCGTCAAGGATAGAATCTCATGAAGGCTTCCAGATGATGATGACATTCATCACGTTCCCTACACTAATGGCAAGCACGGCATTCTATCCCATGGCCAACCTTCCTTCGTGGCTAAGCATACCTGTTCAGCTCAACCCCCTCACCTATGGCGTGGAAGCTCTCAGGTGGGCGCTTCTTGACGTATCCGAAATACCCATCATGCGCTCCATGACAGTCATAATTGTATTCGCACTTACCATGATACTGCTTGGCAGCTGGTCTTTTGATAAGGCGGGGGATCGTTAG
- a CDS encoding 3-octaprenyl-4-hydroxybenzoate carboxy-lyase, whose protein sequence is MEIVIGISGASGSIYGIRLLEILSKMDIVTHLVITKTAKQIIEIETDYSVIEIEDLASHVYGEGELTAPIASGSHRFAGMLVAPCSMKTLGEIACGMSNNLLGRAADVCLKERRRLVLMPRETPFNQIHLENMLKLERAGAIILPACPGFYSRPQTIDDLVNSMAGRALDLMGIDNEVYKRWR, encoded by the coding sequence ATGGAAATAGTCATTGGTATCAGCGGTGCATCAGGTTCCATATACGGAATAAGGTTATTGGAGATCCTTTCTAAAATGGATATTGTAACCCACCTTGTCATAACTAAGACCGCAAAGCAGATAATAGAGATTGAAACTGATTATTCTGTCATTGAGATAGAAGACCTGGCAAGCCACGTATATGGGGAAGGAGAGCTTACAGCGCCTATTGCAAGTGGATCTCACCGGTTCGCCGGGATGCTGGTCGCCCCCTGCAGCATGAAAACGCTGGGTGAGATCGCCTGTGGCATGTCCAATAACCTGCTGGGGCGCGCGGCGGATGTGTGCCTGAAAGAGAGGAGAAGGCTTGTCCTGATGCCCAGAGAGACGCCATTCAACCAGATACACCTGGAAAACATGCTCAAACTCGAACGGGCAGGCGCAATAATACTGCCTGCATGCCCCGGTTTCTACTCCAGGCCGCAGACAATAGACGATCTGGTCAATTCCATGGCAGGCAGGGCACTGGACCTCATGGGCATCGATAACGAAGTGTACAAACGCTGGAGATAA
- a CDS encoding metal-dependent phosphohydrolase: MKVIRDPIHGYIELDALTMALIDSSPMQRLRRISQLGLSNLVYPGANHTRFEHSLGVMHLAGMLTSRIDTVTREEKEELRVAALLHDLGHGPFSHVTEGLVKHYTRQGHEDIRDILKKGEIAEILGEHGINPVKVERHIQGQTDFGKILNSEIDVDKMDYLVRDSHYTGVAFGLVDHARLINEMHFYENKLVVAAGGVKAAESLLVSRFLMHPSVYYHHVSRIAETMFVRAVEDLIQQEMLDPFELRRMDDARIFETMRNNSGYAGELAARLDDRKLYKRALYVGFEDVGEGVLKQRKNVRRIEAEIADMVGIDSKEVLIDIPRDPEIVEMKALVKMNGRMLRLDEASHVVATLEQAHRDNWKMGVYTTQENREKVGKAARDFFDVKRETRQFRLTDLEV, translated from the coding sequence ATGAAAGTCATCCGTGACCCTATCCATGGATATATAGAACTTGACGCCCTCACCATGGCCCTGATAGATTCCTCTCCAATGCAGCGCCTCAGGAGAATAAGCCAGCTTGGGCTTTCAAACCTGGTCTATCCGGGAGCTAACCACACCCGTTTTGAGCATTCCCTCGGAGTGATGCATCTTGCAGGTATGCTCACATCCAGGATAGACACTGTCACAAGGGAAGAAAAAGAGGAACTGCGGGTTGCTGCCCTGTTGCATGACCTCGGACACGGGCCTTTCTCTCATGTGACCGAAGGGCTGGTGAAGCACTATACCAGGCAGGGACACGAAGATATACGGGACATATTGAAAAAGGGAGAAATTGCCGAGATACTGGGCGAACATGGCATCAATCCCGTAAAGGTCGAGAGGCATATCCAGGGGCAGACGGATTTTGGCAAGATACTCAACAGCGAGATAGATGTAGATAAAATGGACTATCTTGTGAGGGATTCACACTATACGGGCGTTGCATTCGGGCTTGTGGACCATGCAAGACTTATCAACGAGATGCATTTCTATGAGAACAAACTGGTTGTCGCCGCAGGCGGCGTAAAGGCTGCGGAATCGCTGCTTGTTTCCAGGTTCCTGATGCATCCTTCGGTATACTACCATCATGTGTCCAGGATAGCTGAGACAATGTTTGTCAGGGCTGTTGAAGACCTCATCCAGCAGGAAATGCTTGACCCCTTTGAGCTGAGGAGGATGGACGACGCCAGGATATTCGAGACAATGCGTAACAATAGCGGCTATGCCGGAGAACTTGCAGCAAGACTTGATGACAGGAAACTGTATAAGAGAGCCCTTTATGTTGGTTTTGAAGATGTGGGGGAAGGTGTGCTCAAGCAGCGCAAAAACGTCCGGCGCATCGAAGCCGAGATTGCCGACATGGTGGGCATTGACAGCAAGGAAGTCCTCATCGATATACCCAGGGACCCTGAGATAGTCGAGATGAAAGCACTTGTCAAAATGAACGGAAGGATGCTGCGCCTGGATGAGGCTTCGCATGTTGTGGCAACGCTGGAGCAGGCTCATAGGGATAACTGGAAGATGGGAGTTTACACAACGCAGGAAAACCGTGAAAAAGTTGGGAAAGCTGCAAGGGATTTCTTTGATGTGAAGAGAGAAACAAGACAGTTCCGTTTGACGGATCTGGAGGTATAG
- a CDS encoding LPPG:FO 2-phospho-L-lactate transferase — translation MLVLSGGTGTPKLLNGLRKVIPEEDITVIVNTAEDLWVSGNLVAPDIDTVLYLFSDRIDLDKWWGVSGDTFCTYELMKSLGHRERMMLGDLDRATHIIRTEYLRNGYSLTDSIRSLSASMGIKAKVLPMSDDQVATMIVTPAGKMHFQDFWIANHGKPEVLDVFQEGIETATISSAVLEALEAEEHILIGPSNPITSIGPIIGLPGMVDILRKKKVIAVSPIIGNEPVSGPAGKLMRSKGLSVSSAGVAAFYREFLDIMVIDNRDIADESMFKEIGCKVVRADTLMKTREISMDLSYLVMEQFNA, via the coding sequence ATGCTTGTATTATCCGGTGGGACAGGAACCCCAAAATTGCTGAACGGCCTTCGTAAAGTGATACCTGAAGAGGACATCACTGTGATTGTGAATACTGCAGAGGATCTGTGGGTTTCCGGTAACCTGGTGGCTCCGGACATAGACACGGTGCTCTATCTGTTCTCGGACAGGATAGACCTTGATAAATGGTGGGGTGTGTCAGGCGATACTTTTTGCACATATGAACTCATGAAGTCGCTAGGACACAGGGAAAGGATGATGCTGGGAGACCTCGACCGCGCTACTCACATCATCCGCACAGAGTACCTGCGAAATGGTTATTCCCTGACCGATTCCATCAGGAGTTTGTCAGCCTCCATGGGAATAAAAGCCAAAGTACTGCCCATGTCGGATGATCAGGTCGCGACAATGATAGTAACTCCGGCAGGAAAGATGCATTTCCAGGACTTCTGGATAGCTAATCACGGGAAGCCTGAAGTTTTGGATGTGTTTCAGGAAGGGATAGAAACGGCAACGATATCATCTGCTGTCCTGGAAGCCCTGGAAGCTGAGGAACATATCCTGATAGGTCCAAGCAACCCGATAACAAGTATCGGTCCGATAATAGGATTACCGGGGATGGTGGACATCCTCAGGAAAAAGAAGGTCATTGCAGTCAGTCCTATTATAGGAAATGAGCCCGTGAGTGGCCCTGCAGGAAAGCTGATGCGTTCAAAAGGATTATCCGTATCATCGGCAGGTGTGGCAGCTTTCTACAGAGAGTTCCTGGATATAATGGTTATCGATAATCGCGACATTGCAGATGAATCCATGTTTAAGGAAATAGGCTGTAAAGTGGTGCGCGCCGATACTCTCATGAAGACCCGGGAAATAAGTATGGATCTATCCTACCTGGTAATGGAACAGTTCAATGCCTGA
- a CDS encoding adenine phosphoribosyltransferase: MLEKLHESLMNAPIVRRGEYNYFIHPISDGVPFLEPELLEEITAHITQIADMDVDRILTIEAMGIPLATSLSMRTGIPFSIIRKRQYALDGEIVISQKTGYSKGELYVNSVKKGDRVLIVDDVISTGGTLLALMTALRDAGVEISDAIVVIERGEGASRLRDMGFNVKTLVRISVNEKGVSIEA, encoded by the coding sequence ATGCTTGAAAAACTCCATGAGTCTTTAATGAATGCTCCTATAGTACGCAGAGGGGAGTACAATTACTTCATACATCCTATCTCTGATGGCGTGCCCTTTCTGGAACCGGAACTTCTTGAGGAGATCACGGCTCATATAACCCAGATAGCCGATATGGATGTTGACAGAATACTTACCATCGAGGCCATGGGCATTCCTCTTGCAACTTCCCTGTCCATGAGAACAGGTATCCCTTTCTCCATTATCAGGAAGCGCCAGTATGCACTTGACGGGGAGATCGTTATCTCCCAGAAGACGGGATATTCCAAAGGGGAACTGTATGTGAACTCTGTTAAAAAAGGAGATCGGGTACTCATAGTCGATGATGTGATAAGCACGGGAGGCACGCTCCTCGCGCTGATGACCGCACTGCGGGACGCAGGTGTGGAGATATCAGATGCAATTGTTGTTATCGAGCGTGGTGAAGGGGCTTCCAGGTTACGGGATATGGGCTTTAACGTAAAGACCCTTGTCCGCATAAGCGTTAATGAAAAAGGGGTTTCAATAGAGGCATAG
- a CDS encoding diphthamide synthase subunit gives MGEEGFDFQVEHIISVIKDSGAEVVGLQFPEGFKRRSPAIAAQIESGTGVTVIISGNPCFGACDIDVALLDRVDMLFHFGHAPLDDNGLAGKTFFIEVRSRADVTEVVRKALPELSGHRICLITTVQHVHKLEDACRILETGGKECVIGRGDSKIAYPGQVLGCNFSAGRGEECDEYLYIGSGEFHPLGVSLATGKNVLIADPFVNEIRRADPSRVLRQRSAVIAKSLDAKVFGIVVSSKPGQERMQLAQELKDLAVRHGMSAHIFSMDLVTPDQLLQFRVDAFVNTACPRLAVDEVGRFSAPMLTPQEFEIVLGERSWEALVFDEITGDCP, from the coding sequence ATGGGAGAGGAAGGTTTCGATTTCCAGGTAGAGCATATCATTTCCGTGATAAAGGACAGTGGTGCGGAGGTAGTTGGCCTGCAGTTCCCGGAAGGCTTCAAGCGCAGGTCACCTGCAATTGCAGCGCAGATAGAATCCGGGACCGGTGTAACTGTTATCATATCCGGTAATCCATGTTTCGGAGCATGCGACATCGATGTGGCCCTGCTGGACAGGGTAGACATGCTTTTCCACTTCGGGCATGCGCCGCTGGATGATAATGGATTGGCTGGGAAGACTTTCTTTATCGAGGTCAGGTCCCGGGCGGATGTGACAGAGGTTGTGAGGAAGGCATTGCCTGAACTCTCAGGACACAGGATATGCCTGATAACCACAGTCCAGCATGTTCATAAACTGGAGGATGCCTGCAGGATACTTGAAACCGGCGGTAAGGAATGTGTCATCGGGAGGGGAGATAGTAAGATAGCTTATCCGGGCCAGGTGCTCGGGTGCAATTTCTCTGCCGGCCGTGGGGAGGAATGTGATGAGTATCTTTACATCGGCAGCGGTGAGTTCCACCCACTTGGTGTTTCACTTGCCACGGGAAAAAATGTGCTTATCGCCGATCCGTTCGTTAATGAGATACGACGTGCAGACCCTTCAAGGGTACTTAGGCAGAGGAGTGCTGTGATAGCTAAATCCCTTGATGCAAAAGTATTCGGGATCGTTGTATCCTCAAAACCGGGGCAAGAGCGGATGCAACTGGCGCAGGAGTTAAAGGACCTGGCTGTCAGGCATGGTATGAGTGCTCATATATTTTCCATGGATCTGGTTACCCCGGACCAGCTGCTTCAGTTCAGGGTGGATGCCTTTGTTAACACCGCGTGCCCTCGGCTTGCAGTGGATGAAGTGGGCAGGTTCAGTGCTCCAATGCTGACACCACAGGAATTTGAGATCGTCCTGGGGGAGAGGTCATGGGAAGCTCTTGTATTTGATGAGATCACAGGTGATTGCCCTTGA
- a CDS encoding ribosomal L11 methyltransferase: MKQRKLEMLLEKIEGFDSPSAALEQYATPAVLAAELLHFAYMQGDLGDTVSDLGCGTGILAIGAKMLGAKKVVGFDLDKKALEVARRNAETMGVDVEFVHCDISEIQGHAHTVVMNPPFGAQAKGNDRPFLLSALRTSDVVYSIHNSGSHDFITRFIGDARITDWYSTAFPLKRTFKFHKKDVEMINVEMYRIMR, encoded by the coding sequence TTGAAACAACGCAAACTCGAGATGTTGCTTGAGAAGATAGAGGGATTCGATTCCCCAAGTGCCGCTCTTGAGCAGTATGCAACTCCTGCGGTCCTTGCTGCTGAACTGCTGCATTTTGCATATATGCAGGGTGATCTTGGGGACACGGTATCTGACCTTGGTTGCGGAACCGGCATACTTGCCATAGGCGCAAAAATGCTGGGGGCTAAGAAAGTTGTCGGGTTTGACCTGGACAAAAAGGCCCTTGAGGTTGCCAGGAGGAATGCAGAGACAATGGGAGTGGATGTCGAGTTTGTCCATTGTGACATCTCAGAGATCCAGGGACATGCCCATACGGTGGTGATGAACCCTCCTTTCGGGGCCCAGGCCAAAGGTAACGACCGACCGTTCCTTTTAAGTGCCTTGAGAACCAGTGATGTGGTATATTCCATTCATAATAGTGGGAGCCATGATTTTATCACCAGGTTCATAGGTGATGCCAGGATTACCGACTGGTATTCAACGGCGTTTCCGCTAAAGCGAACATTCAAATTCCATAAAAAAGATGTAGAGATGATCAATGTAGAAATGTACCGTATTATGCGATAA
- a CDS encoding Exosome subunit Csl4, producing the protein MDAKESVFVMPGDLVGTTEEFTAGEGTYIDVGDIHSIGTGYVHIDRNSRVISVLPKTKTPPQLTEGDIVVGSVVNIRESVVLVAIGAIRGKGEREFQMDGPAAIHVSNVRDSFVKSLSQEFAMSDIVKAKVINTQNMRLSTAEASLGVMRASCSRCRTILEKDESKLKCPSCGYIEKRKLSSDYGTGIL; encoded by the coding sequence ATGGATGCAAAAGAAAGTGTTTTTGTCATGCCCGGTGACCTTGTCGGTACTACCGAAGAGTTCACTGCCGGTGAAGGCACCTACATTGATGTGGGTGATATACATTCAATAGGTACAGGATATGTGCATATTGACAGGAACTCAAGAGTGATATCCGTGCTTCCTAAAACCAAAACGCCTCCACAGTTGACCGAAGGGGATATTGTTGTTGGCAGCGTTGTGAATATACGTGAATCTGTTGTCTTGGTTGCGATTGGTGCGATCAGGGGCAAGGGGGAGCGTGAGTTCCAGATGGATGGTCCGGCCGCTATTCATGTTTCCAATGTGAGGGATTCTTTTGTCAAGAGCCTTTCTCAGGAGTTTGCGATGTCTGACATCGTCAAGGCAAAGGTCATCAATACCCAGAATATGCGCCTGAGCACTGCTGAAGCGTCATTGGGTGTCATGAGGGCCAGCTGCTCCAGATGCAGGACGATCCTTGAGAAGGACGAAAGTAAACTCAAATGCCCTTCATGTGGCTATATCGAAAAGAGAAAGTTGTCTTCCGATTACGGGACCGGAATACTCTGA
- a CDS encoding RNA polymerase dimerization, producing MELKIIDKIDDEMHLEIKGETHTLLNMLKSVLLDDSRVQIATYDMKHVSISDPILFVKTDGTDPIDVIKDALRVLISQCDEFIGVFSKAVEA from the coding sequence ATGGAATTGAAGATAATTGATAAGATTGATGACGAAATGCACCTTGAGATCAAAGGCGAGACACATACGCTTCTCAACATGCTCAAGTCAGTTCTCCTTGACGACAGCAGAGTGCAGATAGCAACCTATGATATGAAACATGTTTCTATCAGCGACCCTATACTTTTTGTCAAAACAGATGGCACCGATCCTATAGATGTCATCAAGGATGCACTGAGAGTTCTCATTTCCCAATGCGATGAGTTCATAGGTGTTTTCTCAAAAGCAGTAGAAGCCTGA